The genome window CACCGGCACAGTTCGCGTCCGGGTCGATGCCGTCACCCGCCGCGGCGAAGATGCCGTCTCGCTTGTGGTTCCACGGCTCGCTCGGTTTGCCGAACTGCTGGCCCCTGAGTTGGGCCGAGAGGAACTGATCGAACTCCGCGGGGACACAGACGATGTCCACGGCGTCCGCGCTGTACGGCCCGGTGAAGTACTCCTCGCGCGGGGCGACCGTCTCGAACACGAGGTCGCCGTCCGGCGTCCTGACGTCGCGCAGTTTCTCGATTATCTCCGCGCGAACCCCTTCGTACTCGTCGGGAGAAACGACGCCGCTCGGGTCGCGTCCCTCGACGTTGAGTCGAACGCCGCACTCGATCCTGTCGCGCATGTACGCGACGGAGTTGGGGAAATCGACCTGTTCCGTTGCCGCGCGGATGAACTGCTCGGGGACGTGTTCCGCGACGACGGTGTCCAACCCGACGCGTTCGAGTACGGTTCCGATCCGTTGGCTCGTGATGCCGACCCGCGCGGCGAGCGCGAGTCCCCGTTCGGCCATCCCCTGCTCGTGGGAGGAACTCTCCTCGCCCTGCTGTAACTGGTTGCCCGCGATGGTTGACCACGAGGGCATGCCTTCGCCGCCGCGGGCGGTTTCGACGTAGCCCTCTTCGTGCAGGAAATCGTTGACGCGGAACTCGTAGCCGTTGTACTCGCCGATGCCGTGGTCGCTGGCGACGACGACGGTGTCCGGGTCACACGTATCGAGGATTTTCCCGACCTGCTCGTCCACCGCTTCGTACACTGCTCTGGCGACTGCCTCGTCGCCCGGGTGTTCGTGAAAGAGCGTGTCCGTGCTCTGGAACTGGACGAAGCCGAAGTCGGGGTCGAAGCGACCTACGAGATATCTAAATGCGTCACCGCGCATGCGTGCGAGGCGACGATACCATTCGACGGATTGCTCCTCCGGGAGGTTCCGCGGCGGATACACCCGGTAGCCGCCGATCTCGTCCCGAACTTCGTCGAGGAGTCCTTCGGGGTGACACGTCGGGTTTTCCGGTGCGGTGTACCCCGGCAGTATCGCGCCGTCGATTTCGCGCGGCGGGTGTGTGACGGGTGCGTTGACGACGACGCTCGACAAGTCGTGTTGGTCCAGTAGTTCCCAGAGCGTGTACTCGCGGACACGGCTGGCGTTCACCACGTCCCAATCGTAGCCGTCGAAGTGGAGAAAGCCGAACACGCCGTGCTTTCCGGGATTAACGCCGGTGTACAACGAGGGCCACGCGCTGGGGGTCCAGGGCGGTAGTTGCGATTCCAGTGGCCCGGTCGACCCCTCATCGAAGATCGAGGCGAGGTTCGGGAGCGCCCCCTTCTCGAACAGCGGTTCGAGGACGCTCCGACACCCCGCGTCGATTCCGACGAGGAGGGTCTGCATCTGACAGTCCATGCTGTTTTCGCGAACCCCTCGTTCGTCCTTTGTTATGCGTCAGTTTCCAGCCGTTTAGAGGGGTCGTACTGGCCGAATCTCCGTCAAACGTCGTCAGTCGGGGAGCGTGTGACTCAATACCACCTTTCTCCAGTTCGACGGCGATTACTCTCGATCCGGCATTTTAGCGGGAGTCCCTGGACGCGATACGCGTCCCATCGGCGGCCCAGCCGTTCTCTCGACGCAATCGACCATCAAATATTTCAAACGGCACAGTGGCCCCAAACCGATACATACATAAAATAGGAGAAAAACATTGAATCTGCAATGGCACGCGACACGACGACAGGCGAGCGATATCCTTCCTGAAAGGGCAGGTGTAGCATCGACGGTTACATCTTGACCGATGTCACGGATGCTCACTTCGCGACGAAACGTAATCGAAGTCATTCTCAGGGCCAAATGGACGACGACTCGGTGGTAATGTGGCGTTTCCATCGGAAATGACATCTTTCTCCCCTCGGATGCCTGTCATTAGATCGTCTTAAATAATGAGGATTGCATTGAGACGGGATCGTAATCTACTTAAATTGGTAATGCGGCATTGAAACCATGGCACGCGACGAAACGGCACGCGATTCGACAGACAGCGGTCTGTTAAACCGACGTTCGTATCTGAAATTCGCCGGAGCGACGGCAGCAGCCTTCGCTACGGCCGGGGTAGCGAACGCAGAAGACTATCGAACCATCACCGTCCCTGCTGGCCAACAGAAATCGATCCACGTTGGGGACGGAGTGACGTTCGAGAACGTCCTCATCGACATCACCGCATCCGGTGCTGGGGTGGCGATCACGACCAGCGGAAACGGATGGACGATTCGAAACGTCGGTATCAAAGGACAGCACAGCGGTGAGAGCTTCATGATCATGCCCGGCGTCGAATCGCCGGACGGTCACGGTCTCATCGAAAACGTCTACATGGGCGACGGTACCAAGGCAAGAAAACACGGCGGCGGGGTCTGGGTCAACGCCAACCTCCCTCACCGCGGTACCATCACCTTCCGCCGGACTCACATCGCGAACACGGTCAACAACGGCCTGTACGCCTCCGGTC of Haladaptatus sp. R4 contains these proteins:
- a CDS encoding alkaline phosphatase family protein translates to MDCQMQTLLVGIDAGCRSVLEPLFEKGALPNLASIFDEGSTGPLESQLPPWTPSAWPSLYTGVNPGKHGVFGFLHFDGYDWDVVNASRVREYTLWELLDQHDLSSVVVNAPVTHPPREIDGAILPGYTAPENPTCHPEGLLDEVRDEIGGYRVYPPRNLPEEQSVEWYRRLARMRGDAFRYLVGRFDPDFGFVQFQSTDTLFHEHPGDEAVARAVYEAVDEQVGKILDTCDPDTVVVASDHGIGEYNGYEFRVNDFLHEEGYVETARGGEGMPSWSTIAGNQLQQGEESSSHEQGMAERGLALAARVGITSQRIGTVLERVGLDTVVAEHVPEQFIRAATEQVDFPNSVAYMRDRIECGVRLNVEGRDPSGVVSPDEYEGVRAEIIEKLRDVRTPDGDLVFETVAPREEYFTGPYSADAVDIVCVPAEFDQFLSAQLRGQQFGKPSEPWNHKRDGIFAAAGDGIDPDANCAGAHLFDVAPTILATFGLPASDRMDGRVLPVVESVGQQSYPAFEAGETVETDDERVETRLADLGYLE